In the Streptomyces formicae genome, one interval contains:
- a CDS encoding phosphatase PAP2 family protein, with protein sequence MHDMDHRLLAALRDCGANPRVASAARALSWSGEHGALWIAAGLTGAYVDRERRGAWLRGTALTVAAHLVSMGVKQVVRRPRPGSRGVVPLVRTSGRHSFPSSHATSAAAAAVAYGALGPVGAHLVPPLAAAMCVSRMVVGVHYPTDVAAGAALGALTARAGAAWMNGGRTHA encoded by the coding sequence ATGCACGACATGGACCACCGGTTGCTGGCGGCCCTGCGCGACTGCGGCGCGAATCCGCGCGTGGCGTCCGCCGCGCGCGCCCTCTCCTGGAGCGGCGAGCACGGCGCGCTCTGGATCGCCGCCGGACTCACCGGCGCCTACGTGGACCGCGAGCGGCGCGGCGCGTGGCTGCGCGGCACGGCGCTGACCGTCGCCGCCCACCTGGTCAGCATGGGCGTCAAGCAGGTCGTACGCCGACCGCGCCCCGGCAGCCGCGGCGTCGTGCCCCTCGTGCGCACCTCGGGCCGCCACTCCTTCCCCAGCTCGCACGCCACGTCGGCGGCGGCCGCCGCCGTCGCGTACGGCGCCCTGGGCCCCGTAGGCGCCCACCTGGTCCCCCCGCTGGCCGCCGCCATGTGCGTCTCCCGGATGGTCGTCGGCGTGCACTACCCGACGGACGTGGCCGCGGGCGCGGCGCTCGGAGCGCTGACCGCGCGAGCGGGAGCCGCCTGGATGAACGGAGGCCGCACACATGCCTGA
- a CDS encoding decaprenyl-phosphate phosphoribosyltransferase, which translates to MPERSATLERARPPQPSRPGPVSLPLGLLKTARPRQWVKNVLVVAAPAAAGELFSRHALSQLAIVFVLFTAAASAVYLINDARDADADRAHPTKCRRPVAAGQVPVSVAYAVGGVLAVLAPVAAAVLCTPLTAALLAAYVGMQLAYCVSLKHVLVVDLTIVTTGFLMRAMIGGLALGIPLSRWFLITTGFGALFMVSAKRYSEAVQMAGSSEKLGATRALLTEYTTGYLRFVWQLAAGVAVLAYCLWAMESGGTANGSLLPWRQLSMAAFILAILRYAVFADRGTAGEPEDVVLRDRALAVIGLVWLAMYGLAVTDW; encoded by the coding sequence ATGCCTGAACGTTCCGCCACTCTGGAACGCGCCCGTCCGCCCCAACCGTCGAGGCCGGGCCCCGTCAGCCTGCCGCTCGGCCTCCTGAAGACCGCGCGGCCCCGCCAGTGGGTGAAGAACGTGCTGGTCGTCGCCGCTCCCGCGGCCGCGGGCGAGCTCTTCTCCCGCCATGCGCTCAGTCAACTCGCGATCGTCTTCGTCCTGTTCACGGCCGCCGCGTCCGCCGTCTACCTGATCAACGACGCGCGCGACGCCGACGCCGACCGCGCCCACCCCACCAAGTGCCGCAGGCCAGTCGCGGCGGGACAGGTGCCGGTGTCCGTCGCGTACGCCGTCGGGGGCGTGCTCGCGGTGCTCGCGCCGGTGGCCGCCGCGGTCCTGTGCACCCCGCTGACGGCCGCGCTCCTCGCCGCCTACGTAGGCATGCAACTCGCCTACTGCGTCAGCCTCAAGCACGTCCTGGTCGTCGATCTGACGATCGTGACGACCGGCTTCCTGATGCGCGCCATGATCGGCGGACTCGCGCTCGGCATCCCGCTGTCGCGCTGGTTCCTGATCACCACGGGCTTCGGGGCCCTCTTCATGGTCTCCGCCAAGCGCTACTCCGAGGCCGTGCAGATGGCGGGGAGCTCCGAAAAACTGGGCGCCACGCGCGCGTTGCTGACCGAGTACACCACCGGCTACCTGCGCTTCGTGTGGCAGCTGGCCGCCGGGGTCGCCGTCCTGGCGTACTGCCTGTGGGCCATGGAGAGCGGCGGCACCGCCAACGGCAGCCTGCTGCCCTGGCGTCAGTTGTCCATGGCGGCGTTCATCCTCGCGATCCTGCGCTACGCCGTCTTCGCCGACCGGGGTACGGCGGGCGAGCCCGAGGACGTCGTGCTGCGCGACCGGGCGCTCGCCGTGATCGGCCTGGTGTGGCTCGCCATGTACGGCCTCGCCGTCACGGACTGGTGA
- a CDS encoding GtrA family protein gives MVSGGAGSPRERLRALGPELLGFAAAGICAYAADLGLFVWLRGPVGMDPLTAKALSFVAGCSVAYAGNALGTYRRDAADVPRLRQYAVFFAVNIAGALVQLLCIAVSHYGLGFTSQRADTVSGAGIGMAFATVLRFWGTRTLVFRTSGRTASREASWTG, from the coding sequence CTGGTGAGCGGGGGAGCGGGGTCCCCGCGCGAACGGCTGCGGGCGCTGGGGCCCGAACTGCTCGGCTTCGCCGCCGCGGGGATCTGCGCGTACGCCGCCGATCTCGGTCTCTTCGTCTGGCTGCGCGGACCCGTCGGCATGGACCCGCTGACCGCCAAGGCCCTGTCCTTCGTGGCGGGCTGCTCGGTCGCGTACGCGGGCAACGCGCTCGGCACCTACCGGCGCGATGCCGCCGACGTCCCGCGGCTGCGGCAGTACGCGGTCTTCTTCGCCGTCAACATCGCGGGAGCCCTGGTGCAACTCCTGTGCATCGCCGTGTCCCACTACGGCCTCGGCTTCACGTCCCAGCGCGCGGACACCGTCTCCGGAGCGGGGATCGGTATGGCATTCGCCACTGTTCTGCGGTTCTGGGGTACTCGGACTTTGGTCTTCCGGACATCGGGCAGGACTGCGAGCAGGGAGGCTTCATGGACTGGCTGA
- a CDS encoding YihY/virulence factor BrkB family protein, translating to MDWLKKLPVIGPLVERVMRTHAWHAYERLDRVHWARLAAAMTFISFLALFPLLTVAAAVAAATLSKTQQNHLEDKISEQVPGISDQLDLNALVANAGTVGLVAGALLLFTGIGWVGSIRECLRAVWDLEDTEENPILRKVKDAGVLIGLGGAGLASVVASALASTTVGWTADRLGIDEQGWGAVLLQVIAFAIAVLADFLLLLYVLTLLPGVQPHRRDLLIAGLIGAAGFELLKLLLGGYMKGVAAKSMYGAFGVPVALLLWINFTAKLLLFCAAWTATRRASHKETAENEADDEEAVSVETASSGAGGSTRAGSGGEAATRTGVSRAERGDRPGPAAATDA from the coding sequence ATGGACTGGCTGAAAAAACTGCCCGTGATCGGGCCGCTTGTCGAACGGGTCATGCGCACGCACGCGTGGCACGCCTACGAGCGGCTCGACCGGGTGCACTGGGCCCGCCTCGCCGCGGCCATGACGTTCATCAGCTTCCTCGCGCTCTTCCCGCTGCTGACCGTCGCCGCCGCGGTCGCCGCCGCGACGCTCTCGAAGACGCAGCAGAACCATCTCGAGGACAAGATCTCCGAGCAGGTCCCCGGCATCTCCGACCAGCTGGACCTGAACGCGCTCGTCGCCAACGCGGGCACCGTCGGCCTCGTCGCGGGCGCCCTGCTGCTCTTCACCGGCATCGGCTGGGTCGGCTCGATAAGGGAGTGCCTGCGGGCCGTCTGGGACCTGGAGGACACCGAGGAGAACCCGATCCTGCGCAAGGTCAAGGACGCCGGGGTGCTCATCGGGCTCGGCGGCGCGGGCCTCGCGTCGGTCGTCGCGTCCGCGCTCGCGTCGACCACGGTGGGCTGGACCGCCGACCGCCTCGGCATCGACGAACAGGGCTGGGGCGCGGTGCTGCTCCAGGTCATCGCCTTCGCGATCGCCGTACTCGCGGACTTCCTGCTGCTGCTCTACGTCCTGACGCTGCTGCCCGGCGTACAGCCGCACCGGCGCGACCTGCTCATCGCGGGGCTGATCGGCGCGGCCGGGTTCGAGCTGCTCAAGCTGCTGCTCGGCGGCTACATGAAGGGCGTCGCCGCGAAGAGCATGTACGGCGCCTTCGGAGTGCCCGTCGCGCTGCTCCTGTGGATCAACTTCACCGCGAAGCTGCTGCTGTTCTGCGCGGCCTGGACGGCGACGCGGCGGGCGTCCCACAAGGAGACGGCGGAAAACGAGGCGGACGACGAAGAGGCCGTCTCCGTAGAGACGGCCTCTTCAGGGGCCGGAGGATCCACCCGAGCGGGATCCGGCGGGGAAGCCGCTACGCGGACCGGGGTCAGTCGCGCGGAACGCGGCGACCGGCCTGGCCCGGCAGCGGCAACCGACGCCTGA
- a CDS encoding D-alanyl-D-alanine carboxypeptidase, whose translation MSTAAPALADGKPGGDEGRPKPPGKMSTVGGAQLGEPGTQVKLKPGAPVLPKDLTGRSWIVSDAESGEVLASHNAHWRLPPASTLKMLFADTVLPKFPKTQKHKVALSDMAGIGAGSSMVGIKENETYSVHDLWLGVFLKSGNDAVHVLSAMNDGVPQTVKDMQKHAEDLQALDTHVVSPDGYDAKGQVSSAYDLTLFARSGLQKKDFREYCATATATFPGATKKVTKGKDKGKTKRESFEIQNTNRLLTGAPGVNPYKGIAGVKNGYTTNAGNTFTGVAERNGKVLLVTVMNPSSTETHAVYKETERLFDWGFKASGKVDPVGELVAPKGATGAGKGAPGSGGDNAAGTKNVAHASDDGSSGMGIALGVTGGVLALLAAGVFVIRRRLPLPGQAGRRVPRD comes from the coding sequence ATGTCGACCGCGGCGCCCGCACTCGCGGACGGTAAGCCGGGAGGGGACGAGGGCCGACCGAAGCCGCCCGGCAAGATGTCCACGGTCGGCGGTGCCCAGCTCGGCGAGCCCGGCACCCAGGTGAAGCTCAAGCCCGGCGCCCCCGTGCTGCCCAAGGACCTGACGGGACGCTCCTGGATCGTCTCGGACGCGGAGTCCGGCGAGGTCCTCGCCTCGCACAACGCGCACTGGCGACTGCCCCCGGCCAGCACCCTCAAGATGCTCTTCGCAGATACGGTTCTGCCGAAGTTCCCCAAGACGCAGAAGCACAAGGTCGCGCTCTCCGACATGGCCGGCATCGGCGCGGGCAGCAGCATGGTCGGCATCAAGGAGAACGAGACGTACTCCGTCCACGACCTGTGGCTGGGCGTCTTCCTGAAGTCCGGCAACGACGCGGTGCACGTCCTGTCCGCGATGAACGACGGCGTCCCGCAGACCGTCAAGGACATGCAGAAGCACGCCGAGGACCTCCAGGCGCTCGACACGCACGTGGTCTCCCCCGACGGCTACGACGCCAAGGGCCAGGTCTCCTCCGCGTACGACCTGACGCTGTTCGCCCGCTCCGGGCTGCAGAAGAAGGACTTCCGCGAGTACTGCGCGACCGCCACGGCCACGTTCCCCGGCGCGACCAAGAAGGTCACCAAGGGCAAGGACAAGGGCAAGACCAAGCGCGAGTCCTTCGAGATCCAGAACACCAACCGGCTGCTCACCGGCGCCCCCGGCGTCAACCCCTACAAGGGCATCGCGGGCGTCAAGAACGGCTACACCACGAACGCGGGAAACACCTTCACCGGTGTGGCCGAACGGAACGGCAAGGTCCTCCTCGTCACCGTCATGAACCCCTCCTCCACCGAGACCCACGCGGTCTACAAGGAGACCGAGCGGCTCTTCGACTGGGGCTTCAAGGCGTCGGGCAAGGTCGACCCGGTGGGTGAGCTCGTCGCCCCGAAGGGCGCCACCGGTGCGGGCAAGGGCGCTCCTGGCAGCGGCGGCGACAACGCGGCCGGGACCAAGAACGTGGCCCACGCCTCCGACGACGGGTCGAGCGGCATGGGCATCGCCCTCGGCGTGACGGGCGGCGTGCTCGCGCTGCTCGCCGCCGGTGTCTTCGTGATCAGGCGTCGGTTGCCGCTGCCGGGCCAGGCCGGTCGCCGCGTTCCGCGCGACTGA
- a CDS encoding SCO4848 family membrane protein — protein sequence MKLSRPVSWFLLAFGVWSWFIWITFVKNLWKDGSGLAFDDADNPTGYFWVHLTLAVVSFVLGTAVGVIGFRGVRALRRTS from the coding sequence ATGAAGCTCAGCCGCCCGGTCTCCTGGTTCCTGCTCGCCTTCGGGGTGTGGAGCTGGTTCATCTGGATCACTTTCGTCAAGAACCTGTGGAAGGACGGCAGTGGGCTGGCCTTCGACGACGCGGACAACCCGACCGGGTACTTCTGGGTGCACCTGACGCTTGCCGTTGTCTCCTTTGTCTTGGGGACGGCGGTAGGGGTCATCGGGTTCCGTGGAGTGCGTGCCTTGCGCAGAACGTCATAG